The genomic region AATCCCGCCTAACTTTTACGGCGGCACCGAGCGCGTAGTCTCATACCTGACCGAGGAACTGGTGCGCCGCGGTCACGAGGTGACCCTGTTTGCGTCCGGCGACTCGATTACCTCCGCGCGGTTGGTATCGGGTTTTCCACGCTCACTACGGCTGGCCGGTTTGTCGTCT from Candidatus Binataceae bacterium harbors:
- a CDS encoding glycosyltransferase, with product MAFDKQSQKNAGARRPGPQTPADSRRARPLRIAQLASLYERIPPNFYGGTERVVSYLTEELVRRGHEVTLFASGDSITSARLVSGFPRSLRLAGLSS